In Entelurus aequoreus isolate RoL-2023_Sb linkage group LG02, RoL_Eaeq_v1.1, whole genome shotgun sequence, one genomic interval encodes:
- the gjd6 gene encoding gap junction protein delta 6: MTEWTLLKRLLDAVHQHSTMIGRLWLTVMVIFRLLVVAVATEDVYTDEQEMFVCNTLQPGCATVCYDAFAPISQPRFWVFHIISVSTPSLCFIIYTWHNLSKLPQKTNQTQAPEREDVSGQLGRDVGGQEAFGRSCDSDSCSLSSHKHLGNNLPEVLQGHAVSGGVLSKCYVLHVCLRAVLEVGFVVAQWKLFGFQVPVHFLCSTAPCSQPVDCYVSRPTEKTIFLLFMFCVGVFCILLNLLELNHLGWKKIRQAVRIREGASWGHYPRKRGGYQIFTADTPSLTSSLGYRDVTSTTSLPTLDLVMGHQADWTCGVNFGRMRGEEVVREFRLEQPKKHKRESKKEKRPSKQRSAEIWI, from the exons ATGACAGAATGGACCCTGCTCAAACGCCTCTTAGATGCCGTCCACCAGCACTCCACCATGATCGGCAGGCTGTGGCTCACCGTCATGGTGATCTTCCGGCTGCTGGTTGTTGCCGTTGCCACGGAGGACGTGTACACGGACGAGCAGGAGATGTTTGTGTGCAACACTCTGCAGCCGGGATGCGCCACTGTCTGCTACGATGCGTTTGCGCCCATCTCGCAACCTCGCTTCTGGGTCTTCCACATCATCAGCGTGTCCACTCCGTCCCTGTGTTTCATCATCTACACATGGCACAACTTGTCCAAGCTTCCCCAAAAGACCAACCAGACGCAGGCGCCGGAGCGAGAAGACGTCTCAGGGCAGTTGGGCCGGGACGTTGGTGGACAGGAGGCATTCGGTCGGAGCTGTGACTCAGATAGCTGCTCCCTCAGCTCGCATAAGCATCTCGGGAACAACCTGCCAGAGGTCCTTCAAG GACATGCTGTCTCTGGAGGGGTCTTGTCCAAGTGTTACGTCTTACATGTGTGCTTGCGTGCTGTTCTAGAGGTAGGATTCGTGGTGGCCCAATGGAAGCTTTTTGGCTTTCAGGTGCCAGTCCACTTCTTGTGTTCCACGGCGCCCTGCAGCCAGCCAGTTGACTGTTACGTCTCCAGACCCACCGAGAAGACCATTTTTCTGCTCTTTATGTTCTGTGTGGGAGTTTTCTGTATTCTTCTCAACTTGCTGGAACTCAACCACCTGGGCTGGAAAAAGATCCGCCAGGCAGTGAGGATCAGAGAAGGTGCATCATGGGGGCACTACCCGAGAAAGAGAGGTGGATACCAAATCTTTACAGCAGACACTCCTTCACTCACATCTTCTCTGGGCTACAGGGATGTGACAAGTACGACTTCACTGCCCACTTTGGACCTGGTGATGGGACACCAAGCAGACTGGACGTGTGGCGTCAACTTCGGCAGGATGAGAGGGGAGGAGGTGGTCAGAGAGTTCAGACTGGAGCAGCCAAAGAAGCACAAACGAGAAAGTAAGAAAGAAAAAAGACCCTCAAAGCAGAGAAGTGCTGAAATTTGGATATAG